In one Fusarium falciforme chromosome 5, complete sequence genomic region, the following are encoded:
- a CDS encoding Polynucleotide adenylyltransferase, protein MDTQTTTAEPQHPYPPSPWNTVSTITSSTTSSTTASTTSSHSAPAADGSFFPDPAATQFHSHLDFLPFLLPQQSNIYHAQLLHYNKLISPARGGGLQTPPLPPVVSAPHIQAAPRSRSSSKVSLKDASAGKGNTGGGHGSRSHQNSDKSRSVVTSMEVPPKMPSKQSADSSRPVPRRSAPSAQSHSSSVPSTPHQHARQFSFEDREPSPTGTNNHSPRSAYSETNSTLPSLRPLPPRLGGCKYETAQINSRRRIPYSVGNDRLEKLDLQTVKSKLTEDEERKLATDMREVYDRLLPTAAVEENRKKLVLKLEKIFNDEWPGHDIRVHLFGSSGNLLCSDDSDVDICITTSWRELEGVCMIADLLARRGMEKVVCISAAKVPIVKIWDPELGLACDMNVNNTLALENTRMVRTYIDTDPRVRELAMIVKYWTRRRIVNDAAFGGTLSSYTWICLIIAFLQLRSPPVLPALHQLSHKLPRPDGTMPDFADDLGKLSGFGNKNKSSVAELLFQFFRFYAHEFDYDKHVLSVRLGKLVTKHEKKWHYAINNQLCVEEPFNTSRNLGNTADEYSFRGLHMELRRAFDLISVANLEEACEPYVFPKEEERVWSRPPPQSRPVLLRSSSQTHSGRGGRGNHRGGRHNNNFHRNNGGNRRASSGVPQYDANNTNNVYIPQVNMQQDLQWYQNPQFQFQYTQQDLMTQMAYHQENMRLLYASQSPAFMQHQAQAQAQAMNQQQQRMSTSTGSNQQQQQQQSTDRSRTNSFDNPPLSAPLRPDLYALYGMTLGGPFFPQAGGYGTYPSSPASTNGATQDFRRSMQRSGANNEAGGSTNGTLRSHSQPASRSPSTQAAGNYFGNQQVNGTANPRSMNGVPIPSFMSDDTDFDETPKAHTDSPQSEEGKYAAFYLTESPSPGKQSQKSQPVSNGIAFGDLSQNSSPGRRRLSTDQLPQTILDRRMRRTSRSPSPLGHSRAFSASTASAPLAQAPFPGSQNKNLSRPLVVNGSCLKTSVIQSPRQPSGSESNASEDSSNFENPLQINVGNGVPSYPVDGPVVSSSAPEEATAKQGVSNQVPVVANGTTPHMAPSTADDPSFRERILMMNTYYMAASNLAQEPVAGTSRLSPSTRQRLMSRQQNGIAPLDLAIAEHRIDRPVGQDFAHLSPVYENRTPSPTVVRKPDGPLKSDKQATQNSPKASRADGSKAGQKPDERVQDSQDGPKPQKGQKATAQSQKVNGVRENGHVRGAKSESDGGWQKAGKGKKKGANNAANQGNGEQLPKLESERKGG, encoded by the exons ATGGACACCCAGACCACAACGGCCGAACCTCAACATCCCTATCCCCCAAGTCCTTGGAACACGGTCTCGACGATAACATCGAGCACGACGAGTTCGACGacggcctcgacgacgagcAGCCACAGCGCTCCCGCCGCCGACGGCTCCTTCTTCCCCGACCCGGCCGCCACCCAGTTTCACTCTCATCTCGACTTCCTCCCCTTTCTCCTCCCCCAGCAGTCCAACATCTACCACGCCCAGCTCCTACACTACAACAAGCTCATCTCGCCCGCCCGCGGAGGCGGCCTGCAGACGCCGCCGCTCCCTCCCGTCGTCTCCGCTCCCCATATCCAGGCCGCGCCCAGGTCGCGATCTTCTAGCAAGGTGTCGCTCAAGGACGCATCCGCCGGTAAGGGGAACACAGGAGGAGGCCATGGGAGCAGGTCACATCAGAACTCAGACAAGAGTCGCTCGGTTGTAACCTCCATGGAGGTTCCGCCCAAGATGCCTTCCAAACAGTCGGCCGACTCATCGAGGCCTGTGCCCCGTCGATCCGCGCCCTCGGCTCAGTCCCATTCCAGCTCTGTGCCCTCGACGCCTCATCAGCACGCTCGTCAATTTTCCTTTGAGGATCGCGAGCCGTCCCCTACCGGCACAAACAATCACTCTCCTCGATCCGCCTACTCCGAGACAAATAGCACCCTACCGTCGCTGCGGCCTTTGCCACCGCGATTAGGGGGCTGCAAGTATGAGACGGCCCAGATCAACTCTAGAAGGAGGATACCTTATTCGGTCGGCAACGACCGTCTTGAGAAGCTGGACTTGCAGACGGTAAAAAGCAAGCTgaccgaggatgaggagcgaAAGTTGGCGACCGACATGCGAGAAGTCTATGACCGACTGCTGCCCACTGCCGCTGTCGAGGAGAACCGCAAGAAGCTGGTGCTGAAGCTTGAAAAGATCTTCAACGACGAGTGGCCTGGACACGACATCCGTGTTCATCTGTTTGGTTCTTCTGGAAATCTCCTTTGTTCGGATGACTCTGATG TGGATATCTGCATCACCACCTCGTGGCGCGAATTGGAGGGTGTTTGCATGATCGCCGACCTCCTGGCGCGAC GGGGAATGGAAAAGGTTGTCTGCATTTCGGCAGCCAAGGTGCCAattgtcaagatctgggatcCTGAATTGGGCCTTGCCTGCGACATGAATGTCAACAACACCCTTGCTCTCGAGAACACCCGCATGGTTCGAACATATATAGACACCGACCCTCGAGTTCGTGAGCTTGCCATGATTGTCAAGTATTGGACCCGGAGGAGGATAGTCAATGATGCGG CGTTCGGCGGCACATTGAGCTCTTACACTTGGATTTGCTTGATCATCGCGTTCCTGCAGCTCCGAAGCCCTCCCGTCCTCCCCGCGCTGCATCAGCTGTCACACAAGCTTCCCAGGCCGGACGGTACTATGCCCGACTTTGCCGACGATCTCGGGAAGCTGTCTGGTTTTGGAAACAAGAACAAGTCATCGGTCGCCGAGCTTCTGTTCCAGTTCTTTCGCTTCTACGCGCACGAGTTTGACTACGATAAGCACGTTCTCTCGGTCCGTCTCGGAAAGCTAGTTACCAAGCATGAAAAGAAGTGGCACTATGCGATTAACAACCAACTCTGCGTCGAAGAGCCGTTCAACACCTCCCGTAACCTCGGGAACACGGCCGACGAGTACTCGTTCCGGGGATTGCATATGGAACTTCGACGAGCGTTCGACTTGATTTCAGTGGCGAACTTGGAAGAAGCGTGCGAACCGTACGTGTTTCccaaagaggaggagagagttTGGTCCCGACCACCACCGCAATCTCGGCCTGTCCTGCTGCGCAGCTCGTCGCAGACACATTCTGGACGTGGCGGTCGTGGAAACCACCGCGGTGGACGACACAACAACAATTTTCACCGGAACAACGGGGGGAATCGGCGAGCATCGTCGGGCGTTCCCCAATATGatgccaacaacaccaataACGTGTATATCCCGCAGGTCAACATGCAGCAGGACCTGCAGTGGTATCAGAACCCGCAGTTCCAGTTCCAGTATACACAGCAAGATCTCATGACCCAGATGGCATATCACCAGGAGAACATGCGGCTGTTGTATGCTTCTCAGTCACCAGCATTTATGCAGCACCAGgcccaggctcaggctcaggccatgaaccagcagcagcagaggatGTCAACCAGCACAGGCTCCaatcagcaacagcagcagcaacagtcCACGGACCGTTCAAGGACGAATTCCTTCGACAACCCACCACTGAGCGCGCCCCTGCGACCTGATTTGTATGCCCTGTATGGAATGACTCTGGGGGGGCCTTTCTTCCCCCAGGCAGGTGGCTACGGAACGTACCCTTCGTCTCCAGCTAGTACCAATGGCGCAACCCAGGACTTTCGTCGTTCCATGCAGCGATCAGGAGCGAACAATGAGGCAGGTGGCTCAACGAACGGTACTCTGCGGTCACACTCTCAGCCCGCATCCCGATCTCCGTCAACGCAGGCAGCTGGGAACTACTTTGGTAACCAGCAAGTCAATGGCACTGCCAACCCTCGTAGCATGAATGGTGTTCCAATCCCGAGTTTCATGTCTGACGACACAGATTTCGACGAGACCCCCAAGGCCCATACCGACTCTCCACAGTCGGAAGAGGGCAAGTATGCCGCGTTCTACTTGACAGAGAGCCCTAGCCCCGGTAAACAATCTCAAAAGTCGCAGCCTGTTTCCAATGGTATTGCCTTTGGGGACCTCAGCCAAAACTCCAGCCCAGGTCGTCGACGACTCTCGACAGATCAGCTTCCGCAGACAATTCTCGACCGCAGGATGAGAAGGACATCCCGATCGCCCTCGCCGCTGGGACACTCGCGCGCTTTCTCTGCGAGCACCGCATCGGCGCCACTTGCACAGGCCCCTTTCCCTGGAAGCCAGAACAAGAATCTCTCTCGACCCTTGGTTGTCAATGGGTCATGTCTGAAGACAAGTGTCATCCAGAGCCCGCGCCAACCATCGGGCTCAGAGAGCAATGCTTCAGAAGACTCTTCCAACTTTGAGAACCCTCTCCAGATCAACGTTGGAAACGGTGTGCCAAGTTACCCCGTTGACGGCCCAGTTGTCTCGTCAAGTGCACCAGAAGAGGCAACGGCCAAGCAAGGGGTCTCTAACCAAGTTCCTGTTGTAGCGAACGGAACCACACCGCATATGGCCCCATCAACAGCTGATGATCCATCATTCCGAGAGCGTATCTTGATGATGAACACATACTACATGGCGGCCTCTAATCTCGCGCAAGAACCTGTGGCGGGAACTTCACGTCTGTCGCCCTCTACTCGACAGCGTTTGATGTCCCGTCAGCAGAATGGTATCGCGCCGCTTGATCTCGCCATCGCTGAGCATCGGATTGATCGCCCTGTTGGTCAAGATTTTGCTCATCTCTCTCCAGTGTACGAGAACCGTACTCCTTCTCCCACAGTGGTTCGAAAGCCGGATGGACCTTTGAAATCAGACAAGCAAGCTACACAGAACAGCCCCAAGGCATCACGGGCAGATGGTTCCAAGGCAGGCCAGAAGCCTGACGAGCGAGTGCAGGATTCCCAGGATGGACCGAAGCCTCAAAAGGGCCAGAAAGCCACTGCGCAGTCTCAGAAGGTCAACGGAGTCCGAGAGAACGGCCACGTCCGCGGGGCTAAGAGCGAAAGCGACGGAGGCTGGCAAAAGGCGGGcaagggaaagaagaagggtgcCAACAATGCCGCAAATCAAGGGAACGGCGAACAGCTTCCCAAGCTTGAATCCGAGCGCAAGGGAGGTTGA